In one window of Methanocorpusculum sp. DNA:
- a CDS encoding (Fe-S)-binding protein has protein sequence MIWTPPGKDCGACGAESCDAFMILAASGMKNLAACPYYHEDSQKYSCRELSASYSGTDICNAPYDFVLSALPNEPSARKILLPFRPDLVEREEIKKGDIVLGRPAGAGCPVQHVIRVLEADYTTGLITGHVVGPAFSRDKADIVDLKMYHMIGFEGVARVIARPPAFGVRHPFLPGFCMMDRTHTGIVNMILKKSYGLHVRVEGIVIL, from the coding sequence ATGATCTGGACGCCTCCGGGAAAAGACTGCGGTGCCTGCGGAGCGGAAAGCTGCGATGCATTCATGATCCTGGCAGCGTCCGGCATGAAAAACCTTGCCGCCTGCCCGTATTATCATGAGGATAGTCAGAAATACAGCTGCAGAGAGCTTTCCGCATCGTATTCGGGAACGGATATCTGCAATGCTCCGTACGACTTTGTGCTTTCTGCGCTGCCGAACGAGCCCTCAGCACGAAAAATACTTCTGCCGTTTCGACCTGATCTGGTCGAACGCGAGGAAATCAAAAAAGGCGACATCGTTTTAGGCAGACCCGCGGGTGCGGGATGCCCGGTCCAGCATGTCATACGGGTCCTCGAAGCGGATTATACCACCGGGCTGATCACCGGACATGTTGTCGGTCCCGCTTTTTCCCGGGACAAAGCTGATATCGTTGATCTGAAGATGTACCATATGATCGGATTCGAGGGAGTGGCTAGGGTCATCGCCCGCCCCCCGGCATTCGGGGTCAGGCATCCATTCCTGCCGGGATTCTGTATGATGGACCGGACGCACACCGGCATCGTCAATATGATCCTGAAGAAGTCCTACGGCCTCCACGTCAGAGTGGAGGGGATCGTGATCTTATGA
- a CDS encoding methanogenesis marker 2 protein, which yields MSADTYTPESVSDAVRKYDGVRRKKAIGNLVKTLHIDNIDVVASYGEDAAVIQNGRSALLLAADGIWNQLMDLDPYWAGYCSILVNIHDIAAMGGKPIAMVDVLSAVDDELMDKVTRGMCDAARAFDVPVVGGHLHPDAPHNVIDVSILGIAELDSVIYSTTAEPGDAIVVAIDLNGRVHPNAGMNWDSVTMKDPKLLRSQIAVMKTLGERHLLTAGKDISNPGVIGTLGMLLESSNVGGLIDLDAIPRPDLEKLGIGFEQWVRMYPGMGFIVTANQGSVDQVCQTFRKVNMAAQVIGTVNNTRQLVLQKGSEKATLFNFCVEGITNITV from the coding sequence ATGTCTGCAGATACATATACCCCCGAGTCCGTTTCAGACGCCGTCAGAAAATATGATGGTGTACGACGCAAAAAAGCGATTGGCAATCTAGTAAAAACGCTCCACATCGATAACATTGACGTTGTTGCATCGTACGGAGAAGATGCTGCGGTCATTCAGAACGGTCGTTCGGCTCTCCTTCTGGCTGCAGACGGGATATGGAATCAGCTGATGGATCTTGATCCGTATTGGGCAGGATACTGCTCGATCCTTGTCAATATCCATGATATAGCTGCAATGGGGGGCAAACCGATCGCGATGGTGGATGTTCTCTCTGCAGTAGACGATGAACTCATGGACAAAGTCACACGGGGCATGTGTGATGCAGCCAGAGCCTTTGACGTGCCGGTCGTCGGCGGTCATCTTCACCCCGATGCACCCCACAATGTCATCGACGTTTCGATCCTCGGGATCGCCGAGCTGGATAGCGTGATCTACAGTACGACGGCAGAACCGGGAGATGCGATCGTCGTCGCGATCGATCTTAACGGAAGGGTCCACCCGAATGCAGGTATGAACTGGGACTCGGTCACGATGAAGGACCCAAAACTGCTCAGGTCCCAGATCGCCGTCATGAAGACGCTCGGCGAACGTCATCTCCTGACCGCAGGAAAAGACATCTCGAATCCAGGGGTCATCGGGACGCTCGGCATGCTTCTTGAGTCCAGTAATGTCGGCGGTCTGATCGATCTCGACGCGATCCCGCGGCCTGATCTGGAGAAGCTCGGCATCGGATTCGAGCAGTGGGTACGGATGTATCCTGGTATGGGATTCATCGTAACAGCAAACCAGGGATCGGTCGATCAGGTCTGTCAGACTTTCAGAAAAGTCAATATGGCAGCTCAGGTCATCGGAACCGTAAACAATACCCGGCAGCTCGTTCTTCAGAAAGGCAGCGAGAAAGCCACGCTCTTCAACTTCTGCGTTGAGGGTATAACCAATATAACTGTATGA
- a CDS encoding histone family protein — translation MADLPKAAVVRLAKKAGAVRVGEDAADALVAKAEAYIEAIAKQAFELAQHAGRKTIKAEDIDLATKE, via the coding sequence ATGGCAGACTTACCAAAAGCAGCAGTTGTCAGACTTGCAAAGAAAGCTGGCGCAGTTCGTGTCGGCGAAGATGCAGCAGATGCATTAGTAGCAAAAGCAGAAGCGTACATTGAGGCTATTGCAAAGCAGGCATTTGAGCTTGCCCAGCACGCAGGTCGCAAGACCATCAAGGCCGAGGACATTGACCTCGCCACAAAAGAATAA
- the hisA gene encoding 1-(5-phosphoribosyl)-5-[(5-phosphoribosylamino)methylideneamino]imidazole-4-carboxamide isomerase produces the protein MEIFPAVDILSGNCVQLVGGDRLTATVYGSPMDNARRWIREGASNLHVVNLDGAFTASSTNAEMIREVVEMTDVFVQVGGGIRSLEDARGWLNCGVSRIILSTFATQDPSVIRTLSKEFGSECIMAGVDARRGEIAVSGWQELAGDYIGWAQKFEELGAGSLLYTNVDVEGKQAGIDSEPVQKLLDAVSIPVIIAGGVTTSQDVACLKQLGASGCVLGSALYSGRITLKEALEAAVCDQ, from the coding sequence ATGGAGATCTTCCCGGCGGTCGACATACTTTCCGGGAACTGTGTCCAGCTTGTCGGCGGCGACCGTCTGACGGCCACGGTCTACGGATCCCCGATGGACAATGCACGCCGCTGGATCCGTGAAGGTGCTTCCAATCTTCATGTCGTGAATCTTGACGGAGCATTTACCGCGAGCAGCACGAATGCGGAGATGATCCGCGAGGTGGTCGAGATGACCGACGTCTTCGTTCAGGTCGGCGGCGGTATCCGCAGTCTTGAAGATGCCCGCGGGTGGCTGAACTGCGGGGTCTCCCGGATCATCCTGAGCACATTTGCGACCCAGGACCCCTCCGTTATCCGGACACTAAGTAAAGAGTTCGGCAGCGAATGTATCATGGCCGGCGTGGATGCACGTCGGGGAGAGATCGCCGTTTCCGGATGGCAGGAGCTTGCAGGCGATTACATCGGCTGGGCACAAAAGTTCGAAGAACTCGGTGCCGGATCTCTTCTCTACACAAATGTAGATGTGGAAGGGAAACAGGCCGGTATCGACAGCGAACCCGTACAAAAACTTTTGGATGCCGTCAGCATTCCGGTCATCATTGCAGGAGGCGTCACGACGTCTCAGGATGTTGCCTGTCTCAAACAGCTGGGTGCGTCCGGCTGTGTTCTCGGATCGGCACTCTACAGCGGACGAATCACGCTGAAAGAAGCATTGGAGGCAGCAGTATGCGATCAGTAG
- a CDS encoding methanogenesis marker 16 metalloprotein — MKTLADINRKIADKTAVVITAKTLKERIRKGEKITPDDVDVVTCGTFGVMSGTSAVLAFQAGAPGTFRRVVSMTLNGVPAFIGPCPNESNGHVDCMVYGTSHAEHDPSYGGGHLFSDLAAGKPVTAEIITDTGKITRMVSLAEMSSARLIVTRGAFKNYMGFVNRSGEEISTIFSTFPMKPDMQSASVSGCGEINPLENDPGLRYHVPGAAALVNGGPGLILGCGTRSSPQKPNLSLSADMRGMHPDMMGGFVTALGAECLTSIGTAIPVLDDETLNALRVLDEDIPLPVADIQNRTPFAAATYADIWQNTDRRVRVDPSRCVDDCTECAKDLCPVAAIRPDLSISKSCMGCLTCVTVCKNQVFSANAGTLQIPDADIPIGLRQSDRVRGDRAAILVRDRIHSGAWRF; from the coding sequence ATGAAAACGCTTGCAGATATCAACCGGAAAATCGCCGACAAAACCGCGGTCGTTATAACGGCAAAAACCCTCAAGGAACGTATCCGAAAAGGGGAGAAGATCACCCCTGATGACGTGGACGTGGTGACCTGCGGGACGTTCGGCGTGATGTCCGGAACGTCCGCGGTGCTCGCGTTCCAGGCCGGCGCTCCCGGAACCTTCCGGCGTGTCGTCTCCATGACACTGAACGGGGTCCCGGCGTTCATCGGTCCCTGCCCGAATGAAAGCAACGGACATGTCGATTGTATGGTGTATGGGACATCCCATGCGGAACACGACCCCTCATACGGCGGCGGACACCTTTTTTCAGATCTTGCCGCAGGAAAGCCGGTCACTGCAGAGATCATCACCGATACGGGGAAGATCACCCGCATGGTCAGCCTTGCCGAGATGTCCTCCGCCAGGCTGATCGTCACCCGCGGAGCATTCAAAAACTACATGGGATTTGTGAACCGGAGCGGGGAGGAGATCTCCACGATCTTTTCCACGTTCCCGATGAAACCGGATATGCAGAGCGCGTCCGTTTCCGGCTGTGGGGAGATCAATCCGCTCGAAAATGATCCGGGATTACGCTATCACGTCCCGGGAGCGGCGGCGCTCGTGAACGGCGGACCCGGTCTGATCCTTGGGTGCGGGACGAGATCGTCGCCGCAGAAACCGAATCTTTCTCTCTCTGCGGATATGCGGGGCATGCATCCCGATATGATGGGCGGTTTTGTGACCGCTCTCGGCGCCGAATGCCTGACTTCGATCGGGACCGCGATCCCTGTACTGGATGACGAAACCCTGAATGCCCTCCGCGTTCTCGATGAAGATATCCCGCTCCCGGTCGCCGACATCCAGAACAGGACTCCATTTGCCGCCGCGACCTACGCGGATATCTGGCAGAACACCGACCGACGGGTCCGTGTCGATCCTTCGCGCTGCGTGGATGACTGCACAGAGTGCGCGAAAGATCTCTGTCCGGTCGCGGCGATCCGGCCCGACCTCTCGATCAGCAAATCATGCATGGGCTGCCTGACCTGCGTGACCGTCTGCAAAAATCAGGTGTTTTCCGCAAACGCGGGAACGCTGCAGATCCCGGACGCGGATATCCCCATCGGACTTCGTCAGTCCGACCGCGTGCGGGGAGACCGGGCGGCGATCCTGGTCCGCGACCGGATCCATTCCGGCGCTTGGAGGTTTTAG
- a CDS encoding replication factor C large subunit: MDWAEKYRPMHLADILGNGSAVRQIVDWARTWTPDSRPLLFTGKPGIGKTSAALALARDMDWEVLELNASDARTKAIIERVAGNSSTTTSLFGAGRKLIIIDEVDNLEGNADRGGARAIADILKEAKQPIVLIANDAYGVSDSIRRLCDPVPFRAIAGSTLQKRMKEICRVEGIACGEDALLAISESSAGDMRTAVNMLFGSSTGKTSLSAGDINTAQKDERATIFDLVGGVFAGAPDRELQKLSFECEEKPDAVMQWVEESIPLMNDPKRRIRAYGRISRADVYLGRTMRRQYFTLWRYASTMTTLGVASENAGAGFRTRIMPPSRWKRMSTAKKQKTVRRTLAASLAEGYSIPESQIQSQYLDLLSRFAEKDPAAFCERHDLDIDQMGIVLHDKVAAAAAVKTVQQVAKERDTKVKKMAASKRAEMRKLEDQLDALRMQKPAVPEKPPIPEPEQISEDAQDERKIAPKQATLDFF, translated from the coding sequence ATGGACTGGGCAGAGAAGTACCGCCCGATGCATCTTGCCGATATTTTAGGCAATGGATCCGCGGTCAGACAGATAGTTGACTGGGCACGAACCTGGACACCGGATTCACGCCCGCTTCTTTTCACGGGAAAACCCGGTATTGGAAAGACCTCAGCAGCTCTTGCTCTTGCCCGTGATATGGACTGGGAAGTACTGGAACTGAACGCCTCGGATGCCCGCACGAAAGCAATCATTGAACGGGTCGCCGGAAACTCGTCAACCACCACCAGTCTGTTTGGCGCCGGACGAAAACTGATCATCATCGACGAGGTGGATAATCTCGAAGGAAATGCGGACCGGGGAGGCGCCCGGGCAATTGCGGATATTCTCAAAGAAGCAAAACAGCCGATCGTTCTGATTGCGAACGATGCATACGGCGTATCGGACTCGATCCGCAGACTCTGCGATCCCGTCCCTTTTAGAGCGATCGCAGGATCAACGCTGCAGAAACGGATGAAAGAAATTTGCCGCGTCGAAGGGATCGCCTGCGGGGAAGACGCACTTTTGGCGATCTCCGAGAGTTCGGCAGGGGATATGCGTACGGCAGTAAACATGCTGTTTGGCTCCTCGACCGGGAAGACCAGTCTCTCGGCAGGGGACATCAATACCGCCCAGAAAGATGAACGGGCAACGATCTTTGATTTGGTCGGCGGGGTCTTTGCCGGAGCTCCGGACCGCGAACTGCAGAAACTTTCGTTCGAGTGTGAAGAAAAACCGGACGCCGTGATGCAGTGGGTCGAGGAATCTATTCCACTGATGAATGATCCCAAACGGCGGATCAGGGCATACGGCAGGATCTCACGGGCCGATGTGTACCTCGGCAGAACGATGCGGCGCCAGTATTTCACCCTCTGGCGGTATGCCTCCACGATGACGACGCTTGGGGTCGCTTCGGAAAACGCGGGCGCAGGATTTCGGACACGGATCATGCCGCCGTCCCGCTGGAAACGGATGAGTACTGCTAAAAAGCAAAAGACGGTCAGAAGAACGCTCGCGGCATCGCTTGCCGAAGGATACAGCATTCCGGAGAGTCAGATTCAAAGTCAATATCTCGATCTGCTTTCCCGGTTTGCCGAAAAGGATCCTGCAGCGTTTTGTGAACGCCATGACCTCGACATCGATCAGATGGGAATCGTTCTGCATGACAAGGTCGCCGCCGCCGCCGCAGTGAAGACAGTCCAGCAGGTCGCAAAGGAGCGGGACACGAAGGTGAAAAAGATGGCTGCCTCAAAGAGGGCAGAGATGCGGAAACTCGAGGATCAGCTGGACGCACTGCGGATGCAAAAACCAGCGGTGCCGGAAAAACCTCCCATCCCCGAACCAGAACAGATATCTGAGGATGCACAGGATGAGAGAAAGATCGCCCCAAAACAGGCGACCCTGGACTTTTTCTAA
- the mtxX gene encoding methanogenesis marker protein Mmp4/MtxX → MITLGIGCGADAEKVLASANTAASEDLHILCYTKVPLKGSAFVGTVISNHPEVALIDDLRAGKIDGAVRGTLPANETLRYLKTAYGVSHLERIALLETAHGDRFFLAPVGVDEGWTVEEKVALIARGRDLAKSFGLSEKTAVLSGGRIGDIGRHPIVDRSIQDAILVAEKTGAIHSEILIEDAVKECGVIIAPDGISGNLIFRTLTFLGTGIGHGAPVTNIPGVFIDSSRASFGYVPALNLAAALSGKNNL, encoded by the coding sequence ATGATAACGCTTGGGATCGGCTGCGGCGCCGACGCCGAAAAGGTCTTGGCAAGTGCAAATACGGCAGCTTCAGAGGATCTCCACATTCTCTGCTATACGAAAGTCCCGCTGAAAGGATCAGCCTTTGTCGGAACGGTCATCTCGAATCATCCGGAGGTGGCTCTCATCGATGATCTCCGTGCGGGAAAAATTGACGGCGCAGTCCGAGGGACACTTCCGGCAAATGAGACCCTCCGTTATTTGAAGACCGCATACGGTGTCTCCCATTTGGAACGGATCGCACTGCTGGAAACAGCACACGGTGACAGGTTTTTCCTCGCACCGGTTGGTGTTGATGAAGGATGGACGGTGGAGGAGAAAGTAGCATTGATTGCCCGCGGCCGAGACCTCGCAAAGAGTTTTGGTTTGTCCGAGAAGACGGCCGTTCTCTCCGGGGGAAGGATCGGCGATATCGGACGACACCCGATCGTTGACAGATCCATACAGGACGCGATTCTGGTTGCGGAAAAAACCGGGGCGATCCATAGCGAGATCCTGATCGAAGATGCGGTCAAAGAATGTGGGGTTATCATTGCCCCTGACGGCATATCCGGGAACCTCATTTTCCGTACACTAACATTTCTTGGAACCGGAATCGGGCATGGTGCGCCCGTTACGAATATTCCGGGCGTTTTTATCGACAGTTCGCGCGCCTCGTTCGGATACGTCCCCGCCCTGAATCTGGCCGCGGCCCTTTCTGGAAAAAATAATCTATAA
- a CDS encoding GTP-binding protein: protein MNVKLIAIAGPPSAGKTTVVKQIIRSLPDPKKAAYLKIDVVQAWEDEEIAAEFGIPTKKVYSGDMCPDHMGIMVIRDAMEWAEKKNGADYLLYESAGLCLRCTPYTKNSLGLCVISAVSGTHAPLKMAPMIALADVAVVTKIDLVSQAEKEVFRERIKEVAPDIDIIETNAVQGTGMRYLTKVIADMPPAPSEKDMLRGVPPLGVCTICIGKKEIGWQEHFGVIRQIDAPDSIYRGD from the coding sequence ATGAATGTCAAACTGATCGCCATAGCCGGACCGCCGAGCGCGGGAAAGACCACCGTTGTCAAACAGATCATCCGGAGTCTGCCCGACCCGAAAAAAGCCGCATACCTCAAGATCGATGTCGTGCAGGCCTGGGAGGACGAGGAGATCGCGGCGGAATTCGGTATTCCAACAAAAAAAGTGTACTCTGGAGATATGTGCCCGGATCATATGGGGATCATGGTCATCCGGGACGCGATGGAATGGGCAGAAAAAAAAAACGGTGCCGATTACCTCCTGTATGAAAGTGCGGGCCTCTGTCTGCGCTGTACTCCCTACACAAAGAACTCACTTGGTCTGTGTGTTATCTCGGCCGTGTCGGGAACCCATGCTCCGCTGAAGATGGCCCCGATGATCGCCCTTGCCGATGTGGCAGTGGTAACAAAGATCGATCTTGTCTCCCAGGCAGAAAAGGAGGTCTTCCGCGAGCGGATCAAAGAGGTCGCGCCGGATATCGACATCATCGAAACCAACGCCGTCCAAGGGACCGGGATGCGGTATCTCACCAAAGTGATCGCGGATATGCCGCCCGCTCCGTCAGAAAAGGATATGCTCCGTGGGGTCCCGCCGCTTGGCGTATGCACGATATGTATCGGGAAAAAGGAGATTGGATGGCAGGAACATTTTGGAGTCATCCGTCAAATCGACGCTCCCGACAGTATCTACCGGGGTGACTGA
- a CDS encoding ATP-binding cassette domain-containing protein produces the protein MSSSRTEIESLTILPGTTRDGKKEGFDEIVIRPGDTFSIVGPTGSGKTAFINDIEVFAQGDTVTNRRILINGSEPGEALVRDPSKKPIAMITQNTKCLADLIVSEFLEMHIRSRKLDGQGIMEKTISVANEFTGEKISPHMRMSALSGGQTRSLFIADAIVISNTPIILLDEVENAGIFKDRVIEVLREEKKAIIFVTHDPYVALLTGTRIVMGNGAVTKILTPGRKEEETLAEIARMDAKITHLRERIRAGDLLSGLEGVEA, from the coding sequence ATGTCTTCTTCACGCACAGAGATAGAGTCGCTCACTATTCTTCCCGGAACCACCCGCGATGGAAAAAAGGAAGGATTTGATGAGATCGTTATCCGTCCGGGCGACACGTTCTCCATCGTTGGTCCGACCGGTTCGGGAAAAACCGCTTTCATCAATGATATCGAAGTGTTTGCCCAGGGAGATACCGTCACGAACCGCCGAATATTAATCAACGGCAGCGAACCCGGCGAGGCTCTGGTCCGTGATCCGTCCAAAAAACCCATCGCCATGATCACACAGAATACCAAATGCCTTGCCGACCTGATCGTTTCCGAGTTTCTGGAGATGCATATCCGTTCCCGCAAACTGGACGGGCAGGGGATCATGGAGAAAACCATCAGCGTCGCAAACGAGTTTACCGGAGAGAAAATATCGCCGCATATGCGGATGAGCGCTCTTTCCGGCGGACAGACCAGATCGCTCTTTATTGCCGACGCGATCGTGATTTCCAACACGCCGATCATTCTGCTGGATGAAGTGGAAAATGCCGGCATCTTCAAGGACCGGGTCATCGAAGTCCTGCGTGAAGAAAAGAAGGCCATTATTTTTGTGACCCACGATCCTTACGTCGCTCTCCTCACCGGGACGCGGATCGTCATGGGGAATGGAGCCGTAACAAAGATCCTGACCCCGGGACGAAAAGAGGAGGAGACACTCGCAGAAATCGCCCGAATGGATGCAAAGATCACCCATCTCAGAGAACGCATCCGTGCCGGCGACCTGCTTTCCGGACTCGAAGGGGTCGAGGCATGA
- a CDS encoding TrmB family transcriptional regulator produces the protein MFEENMIVQLKGIGMSEYESKVYLMLICINSASPRELHETTQIPRGRVYETLTNLEKKGFIISNRQSPVRYRIADIPLTMERLKQEAVIRYDALGLALETYATLTCPDQLGQTHTIQTEWGIENHIRLLLKTAKNELLIISDDPIFYQQYTNELSQAAKRVTVNCVVSNRKAAKNIPFPCFLADKDTKDALFQPPILKKMSMPTKLIIYADRKEVLAVYEREGEEEAVFTKNNIYAEFITRTILKNQVMISS, from the coding sequence ATGTTTGAAGAAAATATGATAGTACAGCTCAAAGGGATCGGGATGAGTGAGTATGAATCAAAGGTGTATCTCATGCTTATCTGTATAAACTCCGCAAGTCCCAGGGAGCTCCACGAGACTACCCAGATTCCTCGGGGGAGAGTATATGAGACGCTCACCAATCTGGAAAAGAAGGGTTTTATCATCTCAAACAGACAGTCACCCGTTCGTTATCGGATCGCCGACATTCCTCTCACCATGGAAAGGCTGAAACAGGAAGCAGTAATCAGGTATGATGCCCTGGGTCTGGCGCTTGAAACCTATGCTACTCTTACCTGCCCAGATCAGCTTGGTCAGACCCACACCATCCAAACCGAGTGGGGTATTGAGAATCATATCCGTCTTCTCCTGAAAACAGCAAAAAATGAACTCCTCATCATCTCCGACGACCCCATTTTTTATCAGCAATATACAAACGAACTCTCTCAGGCAGCAAAACGCGTCACTGTCAACTGTGTTGTCAGTAACCGGAAGGCCGCAAAGAACATACCATTCCCCTGTTTTCTGGCAGACAAAGACACAAAAGATGCTCTTTTCCAGCCGCCAATCCTAAAAAAAATGTCCATGCCGACAAAACTGATCATCTATGCAGACAGAAAAGAGGTACTTGCAGTATATGAGCGGGAGGGAGAAGAGGAGGCGGTGTTTACGAAAAACAACATATACGCCGAGTTCATCACCCGGACCATTCTGAAAAATCAGGTCATGATCAGTTCATAA
- the hisG gene encoding ATP phosphoribosyltransferase, which translates to MAKIRLAIPNKGRIAEPINDLMDKAGIHVNMTGSRQLIAKTIDPEIEVLFVRPIDIPEYVAKGVADIGITGLDMVAERRADVSCLLDLKFGSAKLVLAVPHESPINSVENMDGIRIATEFPNICKDFFTKRSVNVSIIEVSGACEAAPHLGIADAIVDLTSSGTTLEVNKLRIVDEILASTTNVIANKTSLAEKHEKIEEILLAFESVIAAKGQCYLMLNVKREKLEEIKALIPGLGGPTIMDIAGSGSVALHAVVSTNKVYQLINLLKRAGARDILVLDITRMVR; encoded by the coding sequence ATGGCTAAAATACGTCTGGCGATTCCAAATAAGGGTCGTATAGCAGAGCCGATCAACGATCTGATGGACAAGGCGGGTATCCATGTCAACATGACCGGTTCCCGTCAGCTTATCGCAAAGACCATAGATCCGGAGATCGAGGTCCTGTTCGTCAGGCCGATCGACATACCCGAATATGTAGCAAAAGGTGTTGCCGATATCGGCATCACCGGCCTAGATATGGTCGCAGAACGCCGGGCGGATGTTTCCTGCCTTCTGGACCTGAAGTTCGGCTCGGCAAAACTTGTACTCGCTGTCCCGCATGAATCTCCGATCAACTCGGTGGAAAATATGGATGGGATTCGAATTGCCACCGAATTTCCAAACATCTGTAAAGATTTCTTTACAAAGAGATCCGTCAATGTGAGCATCATAGAGGTCTCAGGAGCATGTGAAGCGGCACCCCATCTCGGCATCGCCGACGCAATCGTCGATTTGACCTCGTCAGGGACGACTCTTGAGGTCAACAAACTCAGGATCGTTGACGAGATACTCGCAAGCACTACCAACGTCATTGCGAACAAAACCTCTCTCGCTGAAAAGCATGAAAAGATCGAGGAGATCCTTCTTGCCTTTGAAAGCGTTATCGCGGCAAAAGGTCAGTGTTATCTGATGCTGAATGTGAAACGCGAAAAACTCGAGGAGATCAAAGCACTGATCCCCGGTCTTGGAGGTCCAACCATTATGGACATTGCAGGATCCGGTTCTGTCGCTCTTCACGCTGTCGTGTCGACCAACAAGGTGTATCAGCTGATCAATCTCCTGAAACGTGCCGGAGCACGGGATATCCTTGTTCTGGACATCACGAGGATGGTGAGATAA
- the hisB gene encoding imidazoleglycerol-phosphate dehydratase HisB — protein sequence MRSVEKTRETKETNIRVVFDPDTPGTIEISTGVAFMDHMLNAFARHGGFSLTVLAKGDLEVDCHHTIEDIGIVLGTAVKEAVGDGRGIRRFAHAIIPMDESRATAALDISGRGYLVMEGAFTGISTGGIPNDVFEHFFYSLCINAGITAHVIFSGVNDHHKCEAIFKAFGIALGKALSVRPGNTAVPSTKGTL from the coding sequence ATGCGATCAGTAGAAAAAACCCGAGAGACAAAAGAAACCAACATCCGTGTCGTTTTCGATCCGGATACGCCCGGAACGATCGAGATATCAACAGGCGTTGCATTTATGGACCACATGCTGAACGCGTTTGCCCGTCACGGCGGCTTCTCCCTGACCGTTCTGGCAAAAGGCGATCTTGAAGTTGACTGTCATCACACGATTGAGGATATCGGGATCGTTCTAGGAACCGCCGTCAAAGAGGCGGTTGGCGATGGACGCGGCATCCGGCGTTTCGCCCATGCCATCATTCCTATGGACGAATCACGGGCCACCGCGGCACTGGACATCTCCGGCAGGGGGTATCTCGTCATGGAGGGTGCCTTCACCGGTATTTCTACGGGCGGTATCCCAAACGATGTATTCGAACACTTTTTCTACAGTCTCTGTATCAATGCGGGCATCACTGCGCATGTGATCTTCTCCGGCGTAAATGATCACCACAAATGCGAGGCGATCTTCAAGGCGTTTGGGATAGCTCTCGGGAAAGCCCTCTCAGTCCGTCCCGGAAACACTGCGGTTCCAAGTACAAAAGGAACACTCTAA